Genomic DNA from Thermotoga petrophila RKU-1:
AGGATTCCCTTTCCTAGTGAGCCACACAAAGAGAAGAACGATGGGAGGTATCAAAAAGATCAAAACGGAAGAGAGCTTCGCATTGATAGACACCGCCATGACAATTCCACCTACAAAGAGAAGAGGCGCTCTGACAACGATCCTGAGAAGCATCATCACCAAGTTTTGAAGCTGCGTGACGTCGTTGGTGAGACGCGTTATCAAAGATGAAGTGTGGAATCTGTTCACATTGGAAATAGAAAAACTCAGAACTTTTCTGAAGAGATCTCGCCTCAAGTCGGCTCCAAAGTTCTGACTGGCGTAGCTCGCAAAGACCGTGCAGCCTATTCCTCCCACCGCACCTATCAGTGCCACTATCAACATGAGGATCCCTGTTTTCAAAACCAGAGAAAAGTCTCCACGCGCGATTCCTTCGTCGACGATACGTGCCAAAAGAGTGGGTTGTGAAAGATCACATATCACTTCTACAACCATGAAAAGCGGTGCGAGAACGGCGAATAGCCAGTAAGGTTTTAAATATCTGGCGAGTGTTTTCATTTCGAGTTTTTCCCTCCGTAGATGATGTTGTATACGTTCCTTTCAAAGTCTTCCGTGGCGTGTTTTAATTTCTTCTTTTGTTCCGGTGTGAGATCTTTCGCGTTTTTGAAAATCACATCCACTACATTTCTCAAGGAAAGACCACAAATTTCAGAAAAGACTCTGAATCTCTCTGCGAAATCCAGTGCCTTCTTGATTTCCTCTTTGTGTTCTTCCAGGTACTTTCTCCCCTTATCAGTCAAACGGTAAACCTTTCTTTTCCCCTCGTTGTATGTTTCGATGTATTTCTGCTTCCTGAGGGAAGAGAGTATCGGGTAGAGCGCACCAGGACTCGGAGGCTCTGCCCCTATTATCTGGGAGATCTTCTTCATTATGTAGTACCCATGAGAGGGTTGTTGAGAAATTATGTGAAGAACCAGAAATTTCAGATGCCCTTTCGTATCTCTCATACTGTCACCAGATATATCTATAGAGTTATGATTTTCAACAAGAATTATACCGGATTTCTGGAATATCTCAAAACACCATTTCGGAAAAATTCTTGAGGATCTTCATCTCATCAAAGACATCCAAGATGGTGAACCTGTCCCTTATGGTGTTTGCGAGACGTACAACTCTTGACAGAAAGTCTTTGCTGTAACTGTTGATCACTGAGTTCACATCTATAGTCTCAAGAGTTCTTTTGAGATGGGGGAAAAACTCCCAGTAAATATCCTCCAATGGTTCTCCGACTATATCTGCTTCGATTTTTGGGAATTTCTTCTCAGCGTATGTTTTTAAAAATTCTTCTACTTTTCTTTCTTCGAAGAGCTCAAGAAGTTCTTTCCTTCTTTCCTCAATGGAGTAGTCTTTTAGAGGTATCTCTTTCTTCTCTACAAGTGCCTCGTACGCCTTCATCGAAACAAAAACTCCTATCATCACTGTCAAGCCATGGAAAGGAGGCATCTCCCCTTTTTCTTCGTGAAACATCTCTATCAGATGGGAAACCATGTGTTCTGCACCGGACGCCGGCCTTGAATTTCCCATGATGACCATGTTGATTCCTGAAACAAGATGGGCCTCTATGAGTGTTTTGATAGCACTTCTTTCTCTGTTGAGAATGTCCTTTGACTTCAAAAGAATTTCTTTCAACAGATCTTTCATGTCGTTCCAGACGAAATCACAAATGTTCTCACCCGTCACAACATGTGAGAGAATCCAGTCCATTCTCGCGGGAATCTTGGCAACGATGTCTCCTACACCAGCCCTCAAAAGATCCATTGGTGCATTTCTCAACACCTCAATGTCTAAAAGAATCTTCCCGGGAGGAATCGCTTTGAATGTCTTTTTCACACCGTTCACCAAGATAGGTGCCACGGTGGAAGTGTAAGCGTCCACAGAAGGCGCTGTGGGAACACACGAGAAACGCTTTCCTGAAAGATATGCCGCGTATCTTGCTATGTCTGTGAGACTACCAGATCCAATCGATACGATCTCTGGAAAATTTCCAGATGCTTTCATTACTTTCTCAATGTTTTCCATCGTCGCAAGGGGTCTTCTCTCGTTGAAAACGAAGGACCGCTTCCCGGGTAGATTCACCAGGGAAGCGGTGTTCAGGTCTGCTATGAAAAACGCATCTGGAAAAATATCAGGTGCTTCTCTTATGGATGCCTCCAGGATTTCTATATCTGGAACCTCATGAGTTTTCCCGCAACTGCACTCGAAAGTTTTCCCTAGGATATTCTTCATTTTTCACAACCTCGCCATCAGGTCTTTTGTTCTTTCATAGAGTTCTCTGTACACTTCGTAGTACCTGTCGTAAATCTTCTTGTTCTCGAGATCTGGTTCCACGGGATCTCTGTATTTCACCCACTCTTTTATTCTCTCGGGCTTGTCTATAACACCTGTTCCGAGTCCTGCAAGGAACGCATCTCCGTAAGGAGCCTCCACAAGGCTTGCGACCTGTCTCATTTTGAATCCTGTGACATCCGCAAATATTTTAACCCATACGGAAGATTTCGAAACACCACCAACGATCCAGCACTCGTCGTTCAGTTTCAAACCGGCTTTCAAGCCTTCTTCCATGTTGTGTCTCAGGGCATACGCTCCTCCTTCCATCAGTGCCCTGTAGAGGTGTGCTCTTTTGTGATAGAGAGTGACTCCAAAGAACACACCCCTTGCGGTAGGATCCCATATCGGAGATCTCTCACCCATGAAATACGGAAGAACGATGATGCCCTCGCTTCCAGCAGGGATGTTTGCTACCTCTTTGTCAAAGAGCTGGTATGGTGAGATGCCCGTTCTTTCGCCAACGATTGTCTCGCTCTCACCGAACTGTTCTTTAAACCACCTGGCGAGAGCCCCTGTTGTGGCAGACCCTCCAAATGTGTAGATCCTTTCAGTGTCGTAAACCACGTAAGGATAATTCACAAGACCGAAAGCCAGTTTAGAACCATCGTGGACCGTTCCCCAGCAGGTGGAGGTACCCACCATCGCAACGTGCTCTCCTTCTTCAAGTGCACCGGCAGAAAGCTGGGCAACTGGTGCGTCTATTCCCCCGGCTACAACGGGTGTTCCCTCGAGGAGCCCACACAATTCCGAAGCTTCTTTTGTCACCCTTCCAACCACGTCAGAAGACTTCACTATTCTTTCGGGGAGAAACTCAATTGGTATTCCGAGAACATCACACATCTCCTTGGACCAGGTGAGCTTTCTGACGTCAAAAACGCCACCCAGATTTCCAGCAGAAGAATAGTCGATGACAACTTCTCTCGTCATTTGATAGATCACGTAGTCCTTAGGAGTGATGAACTTGTAGATCTTTTTCCAGATCTCTGGTTCGTTGTTTCTGATCCACATGATCTTCGTAAAACCAAAGTACGAATCCACGTAATTTCCCGTGATCTCGAAGAGTTTTTCTTTGGGAACATTCTGTTTCACCCACTCCGTCTCTTTCACCGCTCTTCTGTCCATCCAAATGAGACAGGGTCTGAGAGGCTGCATGTTTTTGTCAACTGGAATGCCCGAACCACCGTAGAGCCCGCTAATAGCAATCCCAGCTATCTCTTTCCTTGATACCCCAGACTTCTCCACCACTTCTTTTACAGTTTCAAAGACCGCTTTAACCCAAACATCAGGCCACTGCTCTGCCCAGTTTGGTTTTGGAGTTATGACTTCGTACTCTCTGAAAGCCTCAGCGAGTACTTCTCCTTTTTCGTTCACGATGACGGATTTCGTACCCTGAGTTCCTATATCACTTCCGATGAGGTACATGTTCCCCCCTCCTCACTTCTGACCGTACTTGGTGTGGTACTGATTGTAGAGACGATCCACCTCGTCAGGTGGTAATGATGTGGGCTCTCCTGCAAGTGTCGCAAAGTACGCTGCCTTTGCTACCTCCTCAAGGAAAATCGCCTTTTTCACCGCATCGTCCACGGAGGTTCCTACGATCATAACACCGTGTTTTCTGAGAAGAACAGCACCGGATTTTCCAATCACTTTCAGGACGGCTTTCCCAATCGCTTCGGATCCTACAGGAGCGTATTCTGTAAGAGGAATCTCCTCTCCGAAAACATCCGCATGTGCCGTGCAAAGAACGGGGATTGATTTTTCGAGAATTGCCCACACCATGGCGAATGTTGAATGAGTGTGAATCACGGATTTTGCCCAGTCGAGGTGTTTGTAGAGATACAGATGTGTGGCTGTATCGACGGAGGGTTTCTTCTCTCCCTCGATCACGTTTCCTTCAAGGTCCACCACGACGAAGTCCTCTGGTTTCAGCTCGGTGTATGGAACACCGGAGGGCTTTATCAGAACATGATCACCGATTCTCACACTCACGTTACCGCTTGTGTAAGCGACAAGACCGTATTTTTCCAACAGAAGATGGGCATTGTATAGCTCTTTCCTTTCTTTTTCGTACATGCTTTTACCTCCTTTATGGGTAAACGTACAGTCAAAATTATCCACACAACAAGGCATCACAGTTCCGTTTTTGTTTTCAAACTTCAACAGAAAATCTATAAACAGTAACCTGTCTGTACTCCTCACCTGGTCTCAAGATGGTGCTTGGAAAGTTTGCATGATTTGGAGAATCGGGGAAGTGCTGTGCTTCAAGACACAAACCTGAGTACGGTCCGTAGTATGTACCGCATTTTCCCTTCACATCGAGGAAGTTTCCCGTGTAGAGTTGAAGACCCGGCTCTGTTGTGTAGACCTCCATCCTTCGACGAGATCTCTTGTCTCTTAGAACAGCTGCAAGCTTCAGCTTTCCATCTTCACCGTTTAAAACGTAGTTTATATCGAAACCTTTTGTTGTAGTGCTTTTCAACGGTTCGATGGCGTCTCTCAGAACTTTGAAAGATCTCAAATCGAACGGTGTGCCTTCAACCGGTGCAATCTCTCCTGTTGGTATGAGGTTATCATCAACGGGGGTGTAGTTATCTGCGTTTATCATAAGCTCGTGATCAAGTATTGAACCATCACCGGCAAGGTTAAAATAGGAATGTTGTGTGAGGTTCACAACGGTGGGTTTATCCGTTGTGGCACGATACTCTACCTTCAGCTCGTTTTCGTTTGTGAGAGTGTAGATAACTGTGAGATCCAGATTGCCAGGATAGCCTTCTTCGCCATCGTGGCTCAAATACTTCAGAACAAGGGAAGGTCCAGTGGGCGTTTTTATGGGAACGGCTTTGAAGACCCTGGTGTAGAATCCCTTCACACCACCGTGGAGCGCGTTTGGACGATCTCCATCGTTCAGGGCAAGCTGATAGGTGACTCCGTCGATCTCGAATCTTCCACCGGCTATTCTGTTCGCGTATCTTCCCACTATCGCCCCGAAGAAGAAGTTCGAGTTCTTTGCTTCGTACTCCTGGAGTGTGTCAAATCCCAAAACAACATCAGAAAGGGTGCCAGAACTGTCTGGCACCCACAATTCTCTCACTATCGCACCATAAGTGATGATCTTTGCCATCATTCCATTTTTGTTTATGAGTGTGTACTGATATACAGGTATTCCCTCAGAAGTTGCTCCGAAGAACTCCTTTTCAATGTGGCTCATCAGATATTCCATTTCTTTCTCCTCCTGGCAACAGTTTTTCTTACTCCAATTCTACCTCAATCACACTGCAAGAGAATGGTTTAAACGTGTGTTCAAATTCGGTGTCAACGGTGATGGTTTCGGAGGTAATATCAACGACGTTCGGATTTTCCATGGTGTTTCTCGCGTTCACGTCCGGACCTGTGAGTGTATAAACGGTGGCTTTTTTCTGTCCCAGACCTTCCACTCTGATTGGAACCTTCAAAGCGTCTTCTTTCCTGTAGTTTACAACAGCGATGAAAAGTTTCTTGCCATCTTCTGAGATGGAAGCGGCGGCATCAAGGAACGGTGCGTTCTCGACAGAGAAAGGCATTTTGTTGATGAACATGACTCCTTCTATGTTGTAAGTCTCCGATTCAACATGGGTCTTGACAAGCTTTTCTCCGGAATGATTCACGATGAGTTCAAAAGCCTTGTAAACGGGTGTGAGAATGAGACCGTCTTTCTCGGTGTGTATAGCTCCAAGGGCGTTTACAAGCTGTGCGAGATTGGCAAGTGGGACTATGTCGCTCATCTTTTGAAGAAGTACAAGCACTCCACATGCAAAGATACCATCTTTGAGATCGTAAGGTTCTTCGAGCTTGTTATCGGACACTCTGTACCATACGTTCCATTCATCAAGGGCGATTTTGACACCTCTCTTTCTAGCAGTATCCACCATATCAATGAGCTTTTTCACTCCGATGAGTCTTTCTTTGAGAAGGTAAACCGTGGAAACTGTTTCGTAGTAATCCTCGGACCCTGTGTAGAAATGGTAGGATATGAAGTCAATCACATCACCTGCTTCTTGAAGAACCCTGAGATTCCATATAGGGTCGTCACAGCCCACGGCGATCGCTTTAATTGTAGGATCGAAAACCTTCATCCATTTCGTGTATTCTTTGGCGGCTCTTGCGTATTCGTCCGCCGTCATGTGGCCTACCTGCCATTCCCCGTACATCTCGTTGCCTATTCCCCAGAACTTTACGTTGTAAGGTTCTGGATGACCGTACTTTCTTCTGAGTTGAGCGTAGTAGGTATTACCCTTTCCATTGCAGTATTCAAGCCAGTGGAGAGCTTCGTCGAGTGTTCCAGTTCCCATGTTTATACTGATGTAAGGTTCTGCTCCTATCTCACGACAGTACTCAATGAATTCGTCCGTTCCAAATCTATTCGTCTCTTCCTGTTGCCAGGCGAGATCGAACCTGACAGGCCTCTGATCTTTGGGACCTATTCCGTCTTCCCAGTGGTAGTTCGACACAAAGTTTCCACCGGGCCATCTCAAGTTCGGAACTTTTATCCTCTTTACAGCCTCCAGAACGTCCTTTCTGAAACCCCTTTCATCGGAGAGCGGAGAACCTTCTTCATAAATTCCGCCGTAGATACACCTTCCCAGATGTTCCGTGAAATGACCGTAGATGTGTCTACTAATCGGCTTGACAACTTTTTTTGGATCAACCACTATCCTGTAGGACATACTCTTTTCCCTCCTCACTTCACAAAAGTTGGTGTTATAGAAATACAGTCTACATTGGGTCCATAAACAGACACATAAGCAGGTGAAACTTCAGTGTTTGGATTTTCAAATCTCAAAGTATGAACACCTTTTTCAAGATAGAGGTACAGAATCCTTGTGGAAAAGCCGTCCATTCCTCCGGTATACCTGAAAAAGAGATCCCTTTCTTCCCCATCGATGATCAATCTACAGTACCTGTCCACCACGTTGAGGTTATAAGCATGAGTCCCCAGCGTTTCCTCGTTACTGTAGCGAATTACGAGAGAGTAATAATTACCTTCAGGTACTTCGAACCGTATTTCAAGAGCATTTTCTTTTCCTCTTCCAATACCAGCGACAAACTTACCGGATGAAGCATACTCAGAATTCTCCACGCGTGTATTTCCTGTTAGTGTACCTTCTTCTGCTTCATAGGTTTTCACGTCCTTTTCCACTTTCTCGAAAGAAATAGAACCCAAAACGATCGCATTATCAGAAGGATTTCTCAGCCTTAATAGATTCACACCTTTTTGAAGAAAAACGGTGAACTGATTGCTCGTTACTTTCTCTCTGGCTACTCTGTTGATTTCTACTTCCAATTCTCTGATTGCATCATTGTTCAGCTTCACAGAATAATAACCATCGTTCTCCACTACCACAAAAAACTCGACTTCATCGTTTCTTTTCAGAGTGATCTTTTCGCTATCGAGAAAACCATCCTTGGTGGTCAGGTAATCACATATCAGGAACTTTTGCTCTTTCGGATAAAGTCTTAACCCCACGCGATCAACACCAACACTCTGAGAACCACTTTCTCTGGATATTTTCACTGTATTCATCCCTTTTTTAAGCCAAACAGGTATTTCAACTTTTCCAACGTAACTTCCAGAGAGCGTAGGAGGAAAAATCACTTCAAAAGTTTCGTCATTTATCTCCAGTTTGTGTTTTACAGACTTAGCATTACCGTTCAGGTACCATATCTCGAGGAGATACAAACTATCTTTTGGTACTTCAACCTTGAAGGAAAGAGCACTCTTAGTATTATCAAGAAACACCACTTTTTCTCCAGAATAAGGTGGATTGTTTCCTCCTCCATGGATCTCTACCGTACAGTTTTCTAAGAAAGCATTTTCAGCCTCTTGTCTCCACTTCCATACAGACTGGTAGATCTGTCTGGAACCTTCATCTTTCCTTACCAGGATAAGATAAGCAGACATTTCACTCAAATTCTGGAGTTTTAAAGAGAATCCTCCATTGAGAACCTCGGTGTAACCTTTTTCCAGAAGATCTGGTGAAATGTAGATACCTGTGTAACCAGACCATTCGATCTCCCAGACTTCGTAATAAACCCTTTCTTTGAATGGAGTGTTCCTGAACGTGAGAGTGAGTTCTTCCTGATCATCTCCTCCCAGGAGAACTTTCAAAGTCTTCGTGTTTCGATCGTACACAGCCAGTGTAGAAATGGAAGTATAACTTGGTGTTGCTGAAACCAGTTCTCCAGACATGTTCACATATTCTCTGAACAACCACCATGCACTATTTGGTACATTCCCTTCTACGAGCCCCGAAAAGTTACCCGCAGCATGCCAGTAAGCAAGGCATCCATCAACCTTCGATTGTTCAAATCTTGCAAGCCATTTCATAAGCCTTCCTGGAACGGATAGTTCTTTTCCAAGGGCATATTCGTTTATACAGATGGGAAGAGATCTGATGCCAAGCTCTTTTTCAATTTTTCGGAAATCCTGGTAATAAGCGTGTCCTGCTTCTGCGTCCATAAGATTCAGTTCATGCCATGTGATCAGATCAGGAAGACAATTCTCTTGGAGACAGAATTCGAAGAATTTCTTCATGAATCTCGAGTTGTAAGTAGTTGTATTCGGACCTGCTATCTTCGCACTCGGTGCTACTTCTTTTATCGTATTGTAGACGGCCTTCCAGGCTGTGAAGAACTCCTTCATCCTTTTAGAGGACCAGAAAAGACCTCCATACCAGATCGCATCAGGTTCATTGAAAGGAACGTAAACAATCTTATCTCTGTACGGTAGCATCTCTAAAATTCGTACAGACTCCCTTACTTTCTCGAGGTAATCATCTGGCACATAATCCCTGTTGTTGTCAGGATTTTTTTCATATGGCCAATTTAGGTAAATATCCTGAAGATAAACCTGGAGGTATTCTCCCCCTGCCTTTACAAAGCTCTCCATGACCCTGAAAGCATCAGCACCGGGATGCTGTAAACCATACGGAGGTTTCTGGTTCACCGTCCTTACCCTTATAGGTACCAGAGAGATGACAGAAGGAACATCGGGTTCGGAAAGGGCATAGTGGGCACCAACCGCTCCAAAGCCAAGGGGCCCATTTGTTCGAGAAAGATCGAAAACGAGTTCATCAGCAAAAACCAGCGTGGAAAAACAAAGTATCAACATCAACCACCTCATTATCTCACCTTCAATCTCAAAACCGTCACTGTGTAAGCTTTAAAGGTGTATTCAAAGGAAGTGTTGAGACCGGTTATTATTCTTTCTTTTGGAACGATCTTTAGTTCATCGAAACTGTTTTCATCCTTTGGGCCACCACTGATGAGAATCTCCTTTCCATTTCCTTCGAGCCCAATTCCCTGAATTTCCAGACGAACGGTCCTATCTTCAGGCCAGGGATTGACAACTTTTATGATCAATTCCTTAGATTTTTCATCGTACGTTACTACATGATAGAGATGTTTGTATCTGTAGCCGAACATCCTGTACTCTTCGTTGGTGAGTTCGGAGTGAATCACCACATCTCCTCTGTTCTCAGCGAAAACTCTCTGGACATAGTAACTCGGTGTACCGAAAACCCTGTATCCATCGAACCAGATCAGATCCGGTACCCACTGAGACCAGCCCACTCTGTTGAAGAGGGGAGCGTAGGAAGCCATTATGACAACATCGGAATTCCTCTCGACTCCTGTAAGAAAAGCTGCTTCAGCGAGTGCTGCCTGCCAGTTGTTTCTCTTTCCATCTGTATGCGCCGCGTACTCTCCAAGCATAACTTTCGGACCGTTTCTGTCATATCTGTTGTATCTATCAGTGTTTGCCAGCATCCATTCCGGTGAGGCATAGATGTGCTCGTCGAAGATTTCCACGTTGTTTTCCCTTGCCCAGCGCCACGCCTGTCTGAAATCGGTTCCTTCGTAGGAAGGCGGTCCGCTGAATATGATCTTTACATCGGGATATCTTTTTTTTATCGCTTCTCTGAACTTTTCGAAATTCTCCCAGTATCTTGGCCCCCAGTTTTCATTACCAACACCAATGTATTTCACGTTGAAGGGTTCTGGATGACCAAGAGACGCTCTGACACCTCCCCAGTACGTGTCTGTTGCATCGTTGGCAAACTCGAGGAAATCTAGAACGTCTTGAATCCATTCTTTGAGCTCTTCTTCGGAAGCGTATTCCGGTGATTCTATCTGGAAAGATATACCAGGATTGAATATAGGAACAGGTTCTGCTTCCAGTCTTTCACAGAGGAGCAAATACTCGTAAAAACCGATACCAAGTGTCTGATAGTATCCCCAGAAATTCCACTTTGTCTTCCTCTGTTCAACTGATCCAATGCTCTCTTTCCATCGGTACGCGTTCTCCAGGGTGTTACCCTGAACCAGACATCCTCCCGGAAACCTTATAAAACCTGGCTTTAGATCCTCGAGCATTCTCAAAAGATCTTCTCTCATGCCGTTCCAGTTCTTTCTGGGCATCAGAGAAACCATGTCGATTCTGAGGGTTCCACTGCCCAGAATGGAAATCGAAAGTCTCGAGTTGGTGGATGTCTTTGTGGGAATGAGATTCAACATGTACTTTTTCCAGCCACCAGCCGGTTGATGAAGCAAAACATTCCCTGAAGCCAGAACTTCGTTGTCATCAGTGATCAAAGCGGTGATCGTTCCTGTGAAATCACCACTGAGATAGGTGGAGAAGGTGTATTCCTGACCCTGAAACACCACAATTCCACCGTATCCCAGGTTCGTGAGAGTCGCTCTATCTGTTTCGGGAAATTTCAATTCAAAATAATGAGTGTTGTTTTCGTTGAGAGGATACGTTTCTTCTATGGAAGATTTCACAGAATCTCCTCTTTCGATCTGCCACCCTTCGTACTTTCTCGTTTTCTGCTCAAACGATCTGTTTCTCACAAGTTCTACGTAAAGTCCTCCATCGACTGCGTGATTTATATCTTCGAAAAATATTCCATGAAATGTCTCTGGAATTTCCGGCCCCTGCCGAGAAAAGTCAATCCTCAACACATGTTGAACCTCTCCGACGAGGAGGACCGAAATTGTTAAAGTCAAAACAAACAGGAATCTTTTCACTTTCTCACCCCTCAAATCATTCTTTTCCAACGGATCCCAGGTAGATTCCCTGCATGAGATACTTCCTGAAAACGATAAATATCACAAGAACGGGAGCCACAGAAATGAATGCGCCAGCCATAAGAGTTCCTATTCCTCTGTAAGGATCACCCCATCCTGCATTGAATCGAACGAGAGCTATTGGCAGTGTGAATTTCTCAGGTGAAGAAAGAACAAGGAGAGGCCAGAGAAAACTGTTCCAGTATCCTAAGAAAGACATCAATCCCAGAACAATCATTGCGGGTTTGATGTACGGCACTACTATGGTCACAAGAAATCTGAGTTTTGAACAACCATCTATCCATGCGGCATCCTCCAGTTCTCTGGGTATGCCAAGCATATACTGTCTCAGGAGAAAGACCCCAAAAGTTCCTCCGAGTCCTGGAAGAATGAGAGCCGCAAGTGTATCCATGAGCCCTAAACGATAGATAATAAAATAATGAGGTATTAGAAAGATGATCCCGGGAAAAGCAAGAACCGCTACATAGCTCCAAAATACGACTTTCTTTCCTTTGAACTTCAATCTGGAAAGAGCATAAGCAGCCGGGACAGCCACTACCAATCCTGCCAATGTTCCCAGAATGGAGACAATCAAACTATTGATTATTCCCTTTGAAACACTTATACCGCTCGCAGGTGCAAAGATTCGCTTATAATTATCCAGCGTGGGATTATCAGGGATCCACTTGGGTGGATACTCAGAGGTTGCCGTTGTTGATTCTTTCAAAGACGTGGAAAACATCCAGAATATGGGTGCATACCAGAGAGCAGCAAAAAGCCATAAAGCAACAGAGATGATAACTCTTAACAGTTTATTCTTTTTCTTCGACATCTCATTCTCCCTCCGCACCACGGATTGACTTTGTGAGAATAAAGAGATTTATCAATGCGAATCCGAAGATAATGATGAACATGTACCAGGAGATTGCCGCTGCACGACCAAGTTGTTGCCTTTCAAAGCCAACCATGTAGAGATAATAGACCATTGTTCTTGTACTTCCCGCAGGCCCTCCAGCGGTGAAGAAATACACCTGATCGAACAACCCAAAAGCTAGAAGGACCTGTCGCACAACATCGAAAAACAACACATTCCTCATCCAGGGCAGTGTGATATGTATGAATTGAGCCCATGGACCTGCTCCATCTATTTTTGCCGCTTCGTACTGTTCTGGAGGG
This window encodes:
- a CDS encoding alpha-L-arabinofuranosidase C-terminal domain-containing protein, producing the protein MKRFLFVLTLTISVLLVGEVQHVLRIDFSRQGPEIPETFHGIFFEDINHAVDGGLYVELVRNRSFEQKTRKYEGWQIERGDSVKSSIEETYPLNENNTHYFELKFPETDRATLTNLGYGGIVVFQGQEYTFSTYLSGDFTGTITALITDDNEVLASGNVLLHQPAGGWKKYMLNLIPTKTSTNSRLSISILGSGTLRIDMVSLMPRKNWNGMREDLLRMLEDLKPGFIRFPGGCLVQGNTLENAYRWKESIGSVEQRKTKWNFWGYYQTLGIGFYEYLLLCERLEAEPVPIFNPGISFQIESPEYASEEELKEWIQDVLDFLEFANDATDTYWGGVRASLGHPEPFNVKYIGVGNENWGPRYWENFEKFREAIKKRYPDVKIIFSGPPSYEGTDFRQAWRWARENNVEIFDEHIYASPEWMLANTDRYNRYDRNGPKVMLGEYAAHTDGKRNNWQAALAEAAFLTGVERNSDVVIMASYAPLFNRVGWSQWVPDLIWFDGYRVFGTPSYYVQRVFAENRGDVVIHSELTNEEYRMFGYRYKHLYHVVTYDEKSKELIIKVVNPWPEDRTVRLEIQGIGLEGNGKEILISGGPKDENSFDELKIVPKERIITGLNTSFEYTFKAYTVTVLRLKVR
- a CDS encoding carbohydrate ABC transporter permease; translated protein: MSKKKNKLLRVIISVALWLFAALWYAPIFWMFSTSLKESTTATSEYPPKWIPDNPTLDNYKRIFAPASGISVSKGIINSLIVSILGTLAGLVVAVPAAYALSRLKFKGKKVVFWSYVAVLAFPGIIFLIPHYFIIYRLGLMDTLAALILPGLGGTFGVFLLRQYMLGIPRELEDAAWIDGCSKLRFLVTIVVPYIKPAMIVLGLMSFLGYWNSFLWPLLVLSSPEKFTLPIALVRFNAGWGDPYRGIGTLMAGAFISVAPVLVIFIVFRKYLMQGIYLGSVGKE